ACTCGAGCATTGTGTTTGTGCTCTGTAGTTTACTGTTTGCCTGGAACTCAATCAATCACACATAACAGAGAAGTCAGTTTACCAATAACTGTTGTTCAGTGTGCAACACCACTATACTTCTCTATAAGCTTTCTTGGGTACTTTTTTATATTCTGGGCACGTCAGTGGGCTTGGAGGTAATGTAGTAGTGATGTAGTTAGTGAAGGAGCACAGAGCCGACCCTATGTACCCATAGGTTTCCAGATTGTGTGCCAGGTTTTTCCTGAGCTGTGTGCTAGGTTGTTCCTGGGCTGTGTGCCATCTATTCAGTGGCTCTCAGGCTGTGTGGTCAGTGGTTTTCAGGTTGTGTGTCTGGTTTTCAGGTTGTGTATTGTGGTTGTCAGATTATTTTCTCTGTGGTTTTCAGACTGTTTACATTGTGATTTTTTCAGGCTGTGTGCTATATTTCAGGTGTGCCAAAACGTGTCTGGGCTTTGTGCTTTGAATGCTCCTCGTTTCTGTGCCCAAATATTTCCAGGCTCTGTGCCCGGGGGTTCCCAGGATGTTGGTCCAATTGTTTCCCAGCTGTATGTCTGTATGGGCTGTGTCTGGACAGTCTCAAGCTAAAAAAAATGTATCAGGGGTCACACTGTCTTATTCTTAATGCTTCAGATTTGCTACAAATGTACTGGTGTCTTACTGTGTACTGTACTACTGCATAATTATTGTAGATCAATTTAGCCTCCTGATAGCAAATTTGAGAATTAATATGTTAAGCTTATATTTGAAAATAAATTTCTGAAAAATCCTGTCCTGTATTATAAAATACTGTAATGCTAGACTTTGTAACCTCTCTATTCgctattttttaattaattattttaactTTTTATTAGGAAGGGATTAAGATCAATTTACCTAACATAAACTATGGTTGGTAATGAATCAATCTTTTGGTTACCTTAATGAGATCAAGCCACTAATCTTGTTCATACAATATTTGCCTTTTACTTGTTAATTTAATTTCATTTAGATGTTATTTATGATTTATCAGATTACCACCTGAGCAAACAAGTTCCTATCCTTGACGATGTTCCAACCCCATTGGACTTGTATCGAGATTGGGTAGCTCCTAATAGACCAGTTATATTTCGAGGAGCTGTCAGAGAATGGCCAGCCATCAAAAAGTGGTCTTTTAAGTACCTTAGGTAAGATTATTGATGCATTTGTAAACATTTTTTACAAACTTACCCTAAAACAAACAAACTTGAAAGATAATTGCCTCCCCGCATGCTCCACATTCCTGATTTCTATCCAATGCTGGCCCTCTCAGTAGCTTTCTGGAGCTTATGGACTGAATATTGCCGAGCTTCCCAATCATACCAGGCTCCACAGACTCGTGCAATCTTAGTGGAAACCCTGAATCAGAATCTTACTCTCTCATAAAGGGGAGAGGAATATTGGAATCGGAGATCAACCTAAAAGTTGACAAAACTGCCCAGTAAGAGagtcaaaacaaaacaaaatgctgCTCTTTATAAAGAAACTACTGTATTTCCCAGCAGCGAAGACACTGTTTTTTTACCCTAAAATAAGAACCAAAAATTTACCTGCAGTTTGGATGGTGGGGTTAGAACGCTTATAGGGCTATAGGAAACTTTTTTGGTACTATATGGCAatcaaaacacctaaattattggcacTGTCTCAAAACTCTAAAAATGTACtccctggaaaggagacgagagaggtttCAAATATTATATACTGAACATGAAATATTTCAGGTTGTGAaatatactggaaggccaggtcccaaatttgcacaataGAATAAAAACATATTGGAGCAAAAGAtaaggaaggaaatgcagaatagaaccagtgaggagtagaggtgccaaagGCAAAATCAGAGAGCACTGCCTGAACATCAGGGGGTCAACGACTCTTCAATACCCTTTCAGTAATCATtaaaaatattgccagaacaaatgtggatgtcttcaagaaataactggacagttttctgcaagaagtgccagaccaatctGGCTGTAGTAGACATGTGGGCTTGCAGActgtccaagcaacaacctgtagCTCAACCAAACTCGCGCAAGTCGAACTTGGttttgggccgggcttggagttcttcacaCTCTTCTTCGGTGCCAGGGTTTTTTCTGTTCCTTCAGCCCTGGGTTCATTTTGTTTGTCTGCAGCtggctccttcttttctggcaaagaatgtgtCGGATGGCTTCTGAAAGGGCCCTTAGGTggtggatgcttggttggttcggctgggggtgcatcaGGTGCTGTCTCTGGTGGCAGCTCTGTGCCACGCTACCTTCATACCACCGCTTCTGCTTTGTTGGACTTGATGTTGGGTGACCTGATTCCCTGGTCCCCCATTCCATGCTTGTGTTTCTCAAGTCTAATGCTCATTACTGGAAGGCCGAGAAAGTCTGGGGAGCTTGATGTTTTAGAGGGTGGTGAAACCCTGTGGTGCAAGTGCTCTGTGCTCTAGGGAGCTACTTAGTTGCCACACAGTCATTTCATTATATACAGTGATCTACTTATCAATCTGAAACTAAAACTCTAAAATGTGTTTCTGCTACAGAAAGTATGGTTATTAACCGTTTCCTATCAACTTTTaacactacagtactgtagtaGGAAAATGTTGCATTTTGGGTAGCTAAAAGTATTACTTGCTACCATTAATTTAAAATACTGCATATGTATATATTTCATACTTTTTGCATGTTCATCCTGTTTAAGTGTTTTTCAAAATTGTATCTCTTCACAGAGAAAAAGTTGGCAACAAGGAGGTGAGTGTGGCTGTCACTCCAAACGGATATGCTGATGCACCATGCAGTGGTTATTTTGTCATGCCAGAAGAGCGCTCCATGAAGTTTGGCAATTTTCTGAATATAATGGAAAATCCCAGTATCCAACCAGGGGTATGAATGTTTAAGTTATAATTATTTGTTTTCTTGGTGAACTTCatagacaagtaacattaaagaaTCTAAGTGACTTACTACCAACTGAGTACTGTAACAAGTGacaattatttaatttattttatttcagATCTAATGCATTTTAAGATTATGTTTACTGTATAGTTAGGTAAGGCATCTCTATTTTCAGTAGTACTCGGAACTTAACAGCTATTTTTGAGTCATATTCATTACTTATGTTATCCTTTATCCAAATAATACTCCACATAATAATCACTAAATAGGCATGTATACAGATAGCATTGTGGTACACCTAACAAATGGCAGTGCTCTCACTAATTAGTTATGTCCTTTTGAACAACCATGATGAATAATTCATTGATATATAGTTTCACATACTTTATTAGATATCCCTGTTAGGAGTGAATACAGTATGCTTGTGTCCGTTTGTTAGGTGTCTCAGTCATAGGGTGATACCATGGTTTGTTTGCCTCTGTTTCTAAACAGTATCCTGAGAATACTTTTTTAGGATTaatttcaaacataaagtattaaTGTATCATAATACAGAGTTTAATATTGAGATTGAGTAGTGTAGGCGTCTAGTACTCATTTATAAATGAGCAGAACTTTGTCAAACTTACAAATATTTTCTAGTATTAGATGCATTTCTGGATAGTTTTACGTGTAATTAAAGGCACTTGGAGTTTTCTGAGGCCAGACCACCATGGTGGGGACCTTCCCTTGGGTACTTTAAGGAACTTTTGGCCCCTCTTTATAGAGCCATGGTTGGGGGTGAACATTTCTGTTGGTTGTGGCACACTGGGGGGTGTTGACCAAGGGTGTTGGCTACTCATGATTTGTGCCAGCAGCCCTTTCACAGTTCACTACTTTTTGGAGTAGCAAAATAAATCCTCTTAGGAAGGTACTGTTCTTAAATTGAAAAATAGATTTTTGCAGTTTTAGCATTTTAACACTTCATTACAGGTATTTTATGTGCAGAAACAAAACTCCAACTTTACTATGGAGTTTCCAGAAATTATTTGTGATGCAGCCCCTGATATTCCATGGTTTACTGAAGCTCTTGGACGCAATTCCTGATGCAGTTAATTTTTGGATGGGTGACCAGCGGGCCGTTTCATCAAGTGAGGATTGATTATTACTTTATAGTTGCCAGTTATCTTTTCCATCCATATACTGTATTTGTATATACCGTACCTGCAAAACCTTTTGAATAGATGGTTGCAAAAGATGGTTGTTTACATCTTGAAAACATAGATTAATAAAGAATTCGCACCATCATTTTACTAACATTTCTTTGTGTTTAACAAATGAACTCAAATTCTTTTAAAGCATTTTCTGGGAGAGCCCTTTGGTGGCTTTCTGAAGCGCTCTCACTGAGATGGCTCTGACTACTGATCACGTCAGTTGCAGGAGCCTTGTTTGGCCTTCTGGAGACCAGAGCCAGAGCCTGGCCTTCTCACAGAGATGCAGGAAACGGAACAATTATCATCATCCTCGCCAGGAAAGCATGCAGAAAATCAGGAAAGCTTTACAGACATCCGCAAGGTTCATAGAAAACAAAGCATTGAAGCAGCCAAATGACTGCAAATGATTTATTACAAACAATTGGTTCACTCAAAACTTGCTTGAAGCTGTTAGTTCAATTGTTCAAACAACTGGTTTGCTCGAAACTAGCTTGAAGCTGTTAGTACCGatggccaccaggcaccctggaaACCCCGGCCCACAGCCAACTTCAAGGTCAGTCATGTCACTGTTGTGGTTGATACCAGTACCATGCTCCTCAGGTCACTGTCTTTTGCAGCAGGTCCCACTACTTAGCTAAGTGCCAGCCATTCTTCAGAATTTGTCCAGTAGGGGTCATTTAATTGTTCTCATTCTCTTATTTTAGTATTTGCTTcacatgtgtgtgtttacttccTGATAATCTTGCATTAACCTGGCAATTTCTTGGGGAGACCCCTGTGGCTTCTTAAAGCTATCATTGATAGTGTATCATCTATTAAGTCACATGAGCTATGAAGTTCTATTGGCTTATATGTCCCCCTCAATGGAGGCGGAGGGAGCAgggacatttatttatttatgccaaAACAGAGGAAGGCACCCAAAAAGTCAGCAAGACTAAACCACTGATGGCTTGAGTCGAGACCACAGCCTCGAGAACTGCAGCAAGAACTCCCTAAGTAATGTAAACAAAtgactgaaatctcttgaaactggCACCAGCTTGTTTGCACCACCTCCCCAACTCATTTGGGGAAAGGAACCCTGCAAGCATGGGTAAGCAAGTACAAACACTCACATGCCccttgggttctgagagaatgtgcacctgtgctcaaaattccacttcaactgatattCCAGACATCTTTGTGTACAGGATTCTTACCAGATAGTATGGAAAAAGGTAATCATAATTCCAATCTTCAAAAATAGTAGTAGTGAAGACCCTCTAAATTATAAGCTCGTATCATTAACAATTGTGGTAGtaaaaacactagaaaaaataattaaagccaaatgggtagaattcctggagagaaattatataataacagTAAGGTTTTTAAGAAAAAAGATTCTGCTTAACAAATCTACTTAAGTTTTTATGATTGAGCTGTAGAGATTGTAGAGaatagagatggttgggttgactgtttatctggataaaaaaaaatcactgaaAGAACTCTCAACAACGTAAACAAACGATTGAAAGGTCATGAAACTAGCGCAAGCTCGTCCACCCCACCTTCCCACCCCCTTTCCTCGgttgagggaaagagggaggaacACTGGGTCAGCCAGCTGCTACACCCTCAGTTCTATGATAAAAAAACCACCCCTGACTCCCTGGAGTAGGGAGGGTGTCAAGGAGTTACTGGGACTCGCCCAAAAatagcatttcattatattcaatgctggttttctggggagagcccccTTGTGGCGTCCCTGAAACTACCTACCCATGAAAAAGGAAAACAAGGGGACTTACCAGGGAGGGAGGAGCACCGCAGGTATTACACCGAAGAATCTACGGGTTGCGACACACAACCTAAGGCCACTCAAGACCGACGAATACCAGGAACATTCATGGCTGCCAGAACCCTGTTTGACCACCAAAATCCCCACACCCGAATATCGACTCAAGACATATTGCCACACATGGCCTAGACAGTGGCAAACTTACGAATGTCATGGCACGagggtagaccgcaggctggctagaattATTAACTCTGTGGATGACCCGAGAAACATGAgtcctggaacagggaaccaagGAAACCAGAATAACCCACAATGAGTCCACTGAAGCAGAAGCGGTGGCACGAAGGTAGTGGCGAAGAGCCACCACCAGACATAGAATTataaattatagacctgtatttaGGAAATTGCCCCTTTTTTCCCAGAAACAACCTCCTCATCTGCCCCAACACACCCTTCCTATCTTTCCCTATACATCTTTCTAGTCTCCAACCATATACACCCTCCTAGTAATGTAAGTTGAGGGAAGCTACCAAGGTGCAACCCAGGAAGGGTCATTTCATTTCACTTGATACTCTATTTTTTTAAGTTCAGTAGTTATTTTGTCATTTAAGCTAGAGTATTTCAGTCTGCTTGAGAAGATGAATTTTGATTCATTGTCAAATAATGTTCACTTGAGGTGTTGATATACTGTATTGACATTATTTGTTTGTGATGTTTCAGTATTGTATTTAAAAGTAATTTTTCTCCACAGTGCACAAAGACCACTATGAAAATATTTACTGCGTGATATCAGGTTACAAGGACTTCATCCTCCTCCCACCTACGGACTTACCATGGATTCCCTACAAAAGCTATCCAGCAGCCAGTTATAAGGAAGTCACTGCTGGAAACTTTGATATCCAAGAGAACACAAACACGGGATCTGTGCCCTGGATTTGTATTGATCCTCTGAAACCAGACCTAAAAAAATATCCACAGTATAGACTTGCCAGTCCTGTACATTGTAGAGTACAAGCTGGAGATGCCCTTTATCTCCCCTCACTTTGGTATCATCATGTTCGACAGTCCCATGCTTGTATTGCTGTTAATTATTGGTATGATATGGAATTTGATATTAAATATAACTACTATAAATTAGTTCAGAATCTTTCATGGGTGACAGAGCCTgaataaaaatgcattttttcAAATTTACATTTATTTGAAAAACTTTAGATAATGCCAAAAACCtatcattgaatgtaatgaaacgcttcTTTCTGGACGAACCCCGGTGGCTGAAGCTATCTTGTTGAAATTGCTCCGTGCAATTGGGTTACATCATATGCAGGATTTCAgtttggcctaccagggaccagagccaaaacATGGCCTTCCCCCTCACAGAAGCACAGAGCAAGTGACAATTTGTCACCACACAGGGAAAGCATCCAGACAGTCAGTAAAGTTCTACAGATAACTGAAGGTTTAACAAACACCAGAGCCTTGAAAAGGCCAAACAACTCTGCAAATGATTCACACTAAGAAGTGAAACATTCAAGTAATAGTTATCAAAGAAGGCATCACGTCGGGAAGACTATGTAACACCACCTGTGTTGCAAGATATTCAgaaggtgctaaatatcactaaataagccaatatgagaacaggagAACATAAAGCAAACAATATTAAAGGTATCGGACTCACTAAGGATGCTTTATAACAAGACACAACCGATCCCTAGAGACTTTAGGAAAGCAAGACACCCAAATGTCCCAAAAATCATGGCAATCTATATGGAAGTGTACAACTGTAAgtggggacaatgcagtttgggccTATTTGACTCATGGTTATTAAGTGATGACTCATGTAATTGAGTGGCCATGAGTCAAGTAGGCATGATCAATACGTAACCTATCCAAAACCGTTTCCCATCACTTATtacagtggcaggaggaaggccaaggGGAAATGGCATATTTAAGAGCACATAGTTTATTATCTGTACAGTAATGCCAATCCAATGGTAGAAGACTGCATTATGAATGACTGGGTAGAAATCCAAAGAGGGTATCCCTTTCTATACTTCCAGAGGCTTtagggcactgcgagagtcaaccACAATGACAAAGGAGCATTGATGTGGGGAAACAGCTGATGAACATACAAAATAGCATAaaattctgccatgaagatgctagtcttcaAAGGTAGATAGCACATATAGGTCCAATCAGGGAAAAAACAACTTAGTAGCTGACACGGTGGGCAAACTTAGACCCATCACTGAACAGAGCAATGAAGTTAGAGCGAGAGGAAAAATGTTGTAGGAAAAGGTTTTCAATACAGTAGCAAAGCATAACCCGCCAAACAAATGTCGAAAAATTGCTAGAACGTTTAAACAGGTTGTAACAACTATCTAACACAAAACTTTATAACAAGATATAACATCTTAGTAACAAGTTGTAATCAGGTAATAATAGGGACCGTTACAGTGCATGTTTGCAGAGAAGCCTGCTCCATATAGACTAGGGACCTTCACTGTCAGGTCAAGGACTTTGCCCCCTCCATGAGGGCAAAACAGGAACATAAGAGGTATTGTTAATGCAAACTGAAAGAAAGGCCTGTAAATGAGCCACCCTAGCAGGAAGAGAAACGCAGTGTGAGGGAGCAGCGCCCTCCTAAAGAGCAGTGTTTCAGCCTACAAGCTCTGGGCAGGGGATGACCAAAAGGCAACAGAGCTAAGGTATAGCTTGGTATGATGCAGAACATCATATGTACTGTATATGATGGCAAAGGGTCGATGGAGAGACAAGGAATAGGCagggtttatcttgagatgatttgatgattttatcttgagatgatttcggggctttagtgttcccgcggcccagtcctcgaccaggcctccacccccaggaagcagcccgtgacagctgactaactcccaggtacctatttactgctaggtaacaggggcattcagggtgaaagaaactttgcccatttgttttgcctcgtgcgggaatcgaacccgcgccacagaattacgagtcctgcgcgctatccaccaggctacgaggccaccatAATCTTGTTtcaacaggacaagagaggagcgCAAATAGAGGAGGGAGCACTATCAGCTTCCCAGAAAGTATGGACAAGACCTTAAGCAAGCTTAGGGCCTCAACTTGAGTACTCAACTTGAAGGTGAGCAGTATGGAGTGCCGAAGATAAACAGGTGTCAAAGATCAGCCCCTAAGAGTTTGGCAGTATCTTGGTACGCAAGGGAATCATCACAGGGTGACAACTGGGAACGAGGAATGACATGCCTCTAAAAATCATTGCACATGTGTTAGACATGGAGAAATTTAAGCCATGATTTGTGGCCTAGGATGACACATTATTAATTGTAAGTTGGAGCTGTCATTGAAGGTAAGAGGGTTTGTCACTATGGCAGCAAAGAGGTGACAGCATCAACATAAAGGGCTTCCTTTAttaccccccccttcctcctttttaccagggaggaagagaggaagggagacCATTCAGGGCAACCAGAAATAGATTTTTTAATATTGAACAAAGACCATTCATGGCTGTCACCCAATTGTAACCCTCCAGTGTTCTGTAAAGGTTCATTGACTTTCTGAATGCTTTCTTGGTGTGGTGGTGAATTGTCACTTGCTCTCTGTGCTTCTGTGAAGAAGACCAGGTTTTGgcagtggtccccagtaggccaaagAAAATTGTCATGGCTAATGTGACCCAATTGCACGGAGCAATCTCGGTGAGCTTTTTAACGGGAGTCccttcagattttttttttttttttttttttgctaacatAAAACCCAGTACATCCTCACCATGAACATCTGAGTTACCATACaatttgtggttatcttgagaggttatcttgagaagatttcggggcttagtgtccccgcggcccggtcctcgaccaggcctctacatccaggaagcagtccgtagcagttgtctaactcccaggtacctatttactactaggtaacaggggcatcagggtgaaagaaacattttgcccatttgtctccgcctctaccCGGGAGGCAGAGACAAACTGGGACAAACAAACTGTGGGCATTACTAAAATAATGGTGAGTTATTTGTAATGTTTTTGCAATTTTCCATTTAAAGTACAGTATCGAAAGAGTTTGGTATGTCCTCTTTCTACTAATTTACAGTAAAGATATACTGTATATCTACAGATAtaatgtatatatctatatacagaTATCCTTTGTATCTACAGATATACTGTGTATCTATATATTGTATCTGTAGATATACAGTATATCTATATCTACAGATATACAGTAGATTGTTTTTAAAGTCAAAATAAATATAGTTTGTGAAaaaaacattataaaataaaaaatacttgTCAACATACTGCATCTTTAAATTCTAATTATGAAATATTCTGTATGTAATTTATAGAAAAACCAAAGTACTGTAAGTTCATATTAAAacaattataaatataaattaaaaattgATCATTAAGCGTGTGTTAATTTTCTCATCATAAAATATAGTCACACAGCCTATAATGGGTgacaaaatataatttttatattgATGTTTTCACCAAGCATTAGGTTTGGATTATTTGTGTTTTGTAAATGATATCATGTTTCCTTGAGTTAAAAATTGTGTTTACTTGTAATGCCACCAATAAGCATGATAacacagtaattacctaagtgtaattacaggatgagagctatgctcgtggtgtcccgtcttcccagcactctttgtcatataacgctttgaaactactgatggtcttggccttcaccaccttctcacttaacttgttccaaccgtctaccactctgtttgcgaaagtgaattttcttatatttcttcagcatctgtgtttagctagtttaaatctatgacctcttgttcttgaagctccaggtctcaggaaatcttccctatcgattttatcaattcctgttactattttgtacgtggtgatcatatcacctctttttcttccgtcttctagttttggcatatttaatgcctctaacctctccttgtagctcttgcccttcagttctgggagccactttagTGTCACATTTTTACAAACACATttttacaaacaatgatgaatTGATTAGGGAACCGATTGATTACAAATAACCATTAGTCGAATACCAAATGTCAGTTGTTTAATTTAGAAACTActtgttgatctcgaacccattgatgatgtgatgatgtgtactgaattttgtaactaactcaagattgtaacttgcttagttaaTGAATTGTGAAGTTCAGTccttgagcccattatgtacttctgtaaccctttccaccactgcccacaatatgggtatggggtgcataataaatgaactaaactaaaaaccaaTATAATTGAAGTTCAAACATGCATGGTGTCAAGATTCTAGGTAGTCTAGCCAGAAGAAATTAGGTGGGACAAGCATGGATATAATGAAGCTAAAGAGGTAAATATTTGAAGAAGTCTCAGATAAGCGagtttccccccttccccccacaaaGATGGGCTCCTTCAGCTGGTAGGCAGACATGGAACTGCCCACCGAAGCTGTAAATGCCCAAAACTGCTAAACTTTAATTTAAAGTTCAGCTTGAAAAAATTTTTGAAGACAAATTGGGGGACTTCTTTTAAGCATGCTGGCTTACTGTCctagtcgaggccactagtgtgttagtgGCCTTCAGGCAAATCCCGCAAAATAGGACTGAAAACATGAGATGCTTTTTCATCCATAGTTATAAACACATGAAACTGCCAAcctgctgaagccgtaaatgtcaaaaTGCTATTAAATTTCAAAAAACAGATGGGCAGAATAATTAGAACAGAGGGACCATTGACAAGCCGCTTGCTTCCTggccagtagagagagagagtggtagtACACGGGTTCGTTCCcgacggtccgtctaattaccgcaagctaccacaagctacacaagcttcactaagcttcctggcaatacgttagtaatgaataaatatgatatatttactcattataatgttggtgctgaatgtacaacacgaaaaaacataattttaatctgaaaaagtatctttttataaagaaattagacgaaaataaagagctggtgatgcCAAATCAAGTTGACGATCCAAGCatcaggttaggttagcttaggttaggtcaacctaacctaacataccatatttattcattactaacatattgccaggaagctttgggtagcttgcgataattagacggacccgttcccgactcacaatcgggaattccggATTCGAATCtctggtgggacagaaatggtgggcgcgtttcctgtcacctaatgcacctgatcACCTAGAAGTAAGTAAATAAGCACCTAGGAGTTAGCTTGTTGAAGGGGCCAGCAATTCGACCCTTGGGGGGGCCTTGATATAACTGACCCTCTCATGTATATATGTTAGATGTTATATAATAACACCGGGAAGCAaaaattccagagctaagtcatctctcgtatcagaaaCGGTTGAAGGCCACTGGGCTAACAATACTGCAAACCAGGACGGACATCATTGAAATTATTAAAACACTAAACAATTTGGTGGATGTTGATCAagaaaatttcttcaaaaggtcaaatgtaacacaaaccaggagcaacggtttcaagctagacaagccacaatgtagaaccGAGAACAAGAGAGGCTTTTTTTACCTATAGGGttgtaaacccatggaaccgcctacccgccgaagccgtaaatgccaaaactgttaaattttaaaGTACAACTGGAAACGATCAAGCCAAGCttcgacaagccgctggcttcctgtcctcgtcgaagccactagtattagtggcctcaGGTAAATATACATTAGGTGCTTATCTCCCGAcacaattatttattttattattattattattattgaattcAGTTCAATGTTTATTCCAAAGAatatgtgtacaaagaacatacaGTACGAATAATGTACAATTGTAGGGACAGGCGTTACACAAtttatgaagccactattacgcaaagcgctttgggtaattattataatatttattatgagATTTGCATAATTTCTGATACATAaatatcattgatatatattaagtataaaatttaaatttaacttTTTAAGAGAAAGTGCCAACTAAAgaattctatttctttctttattatgcactccactaAAGAAGAGAGCAAAGAGTACACTCGGGGGTGCTGAGAATGTTACACACAAGGATTGCGGGGATATTATAATTATTAGGATACAAGGATATTATAAGGAGTATAAAATAATTTCTCAATTAGCCAAGAGGCTACTTGACGCGGTCCGTCTGAAGTGTTAAGGATCACTGTTCTAATGTTACACTCTTTCCTTTACTTCTAATCTAAAgtttatgtataaatatatattatatctataatGATATAAATGTAAGCAAATTTTAATTTTAGTGTTTTGTAATTACTAGATATGTGGAAAGATACATAACATTCTTAGTATAAACGTTTACGAACAGTTAGTTTGTTTACGTGAGTGAGACGACCGACGCGCGCGAAGCCCCGAGCTTA
The sequence above is a segment of the Procambarus clarkii isolate CNS0578487 chromosome 44, FALCON_Pclarkii_2.0, whole genome shotgun sequence genome. Coding sequences within it:
- the LOC123745253 gene encoding LOW QUALITY PROTEIN: bifunctional peptidase and (3S)-lysyl hydroxylase Jmjd7 (The sequence of the model RefSeq protein was modified relative to this genomic sequence to represent the inferred CDS: deleted 1 base in 1 codon); its protein translation is MSEQQNKSTTASEVDSDVLNPEPRGKIEECFLKLSLAENDYHLSKQVPILDDVPTPLDLYRDWVAPNRPVIFRGAVREWPAIKKWSFKYLREKVGNKEVSVAVTPNGYADAPCSGYFVMPEERSMKFGNFLNIMENPSIQPGVFYVQKQNSNFTMEFPEIICDAAPDIPWFTEALGRIPDAVNFWMGDQRAVSSMHKDHYENIYCVISGYKDFILLPPTDLPWIPYKSYPAASYKEVTAGNFDIQENTNTGSVPWICIDPLKPDLKKYPQYRLASPVHCRVQAGDALYLPSLWYHHVRQSHACIAVNYWYDMEFDIKYNYYKLVQNLSWVTEPE